A portion of the Mycobacterium paraseoulense genome contains these proteins:
- a CDS encoding GlsB/YeaQ/YmgE family stress response membrane protein — protein sequence MDVMAATEYLARSTTFTSVGLIGYIIIGGLAGALASKIIRGSGAGILMDIVIGIIGALIGGFILSFFVNTAGGGLIFTFLTALLGSVILLWIVGMVRRT from the coding sequence ATGGACGTCATGGCAGCTACCGAATATCTGGCCCGCTCAACAACGTTCACGAGCGTCGGCCTCATTGGATACATCATCATCGGTGGCCTGGCGGGGGCGCTCGCCAGCAAGATCATCCGGGGCAGCGGCGCCGGCATCCTGATGGACATCGTGATCGGCATCATCGGTGCACTGATCGGCGGCTTCATCCTGAGCTTCTTCGTCAACACCGCCGGTGGTGGCCTGATCTTCACCTTCCTCACGGCGCTGCTCGGGTCGGTGATCCTGCTCTGGATCGTCGGCATGGTGCGACGGACCTAG
- a CDS encoding zinc-binding alcohol dehydrogenase family protein — protein MVPPLTTTTMRAWRVRRPGPMDTDPLEQVTADVPRPGPSELLVAVRACGVCRTDLHVTEGDLPVHRDHVTPGHEVVGEVVEVGPEAGNDFRVGDRVGIAWLRHTCGVCKYCRRGDENLCPQSRYTGWDADGGYAEFATVPAAFAHSLPTGYSDAELAPLLCAGIIGYRSLLRADLPPGGRLGLYGFGGSAHITAQVALAQGAEVHVMTRGAEARELAMQLGAASAQGAADPPPVPLDAAILFAPVGDLVLPALEALDRGGTLAIAGIHLSDIPPLNYQRHLFEERQVRSVTSNTRADARAFLDFVGEHRIEVTTPEYPLGQADRALSDLSAGRIAGAAVLLV, from the coding sequence ATGGTTCCACCGCTGACCACCACGACCATGCGCGCGTGGCGGGTGCGTCGCCCCGGACCGATGGACACCGACCCGCTCGAGCAGGTCACCGCCGACGTGCCGCGCCCGGGGCCGTCGGAGTTGCTGGTCGCCGTGCGCGCCTGTGGGGTGTGCCGCACCGACCTCCACGTCACCGAGGGCGACCTTCCCGTGCACCGCGACCATGTCACGCCCGGCCACGAGGTGGTGGGCGAGGTCGTCGAGGTCGGCCCCGAGGCCGGCAACGACTTCCGGGTCGGGGACCGGGTGGGCATCGCCTGGCTGCGCCACACGTGCGGGGTGTGCAAGTACTGCCGCCGGGGCGACGAGAACCTCTGCCCGCAGTCCCGCTATACCGGCTGGGACGCCGACGGCGGCTATGCCGAGTTCGCCACGGTCCCCGCCGCTTTCGCGCATTCGCTGCCGACCGGTTACAGCGACGCCGAGTTGGCGCCGTTGTTGTGCGCCGGCATCATCGGATACCGCTCGCTGCTACGCGCGGATCTGCCGCCGGGCGGACGGCTCGGGCTCTACGGCTTCGGCGGAAGCGCCCACATCACCGCGCAGGTCGCGCTGGCGCAGGGCGCCGAGGTGCATGTGATGACCCGCGGCGCCGAGGCGCGCGAACTGGCGATGCAGCTCGGCGCGGCGTCGGCGCAGGGCGCGGCCGACCCGCCACCGGTCCCCCTGGATGCGGCGATCCTGTTCGCGCCGGTCGGCGACCTGGTGCTGCCCGCGCTGGAGGCGCTGGACCGCGGCGGCACCTTGGCGATCGCCGGCATTCACCTCTCCGACATCCCGCCCCTGAACTACCAGCGTCACCTGTTCGAGGAACGCCAGGTCCGCTCGGTCACGTCCAACACCCGCGCGGACGCGCGGGCTTTCCTCGACTTCGTGGGCGAGCACCGCATCGAGGTGACCACGCCGGAATACCCACTGGGCCAGGCGGATCGCGCGCTCAGCGACCTGAGTGCGGGCCGCATCGCCGGTGCGGCCGTGCTGTTGGTGTGA
- a CDS encoding CPBP family intramembrane glutamic endopeptidase, with amino-acid sequence MLDATGTADTHPVLSQLWALHRFRIHLDIAVVVVVLVLTNLVAHFTTPWAGIAVVPAAAIGLVFLMRANGLDWADLGLGRAHWKSGLGYALAAVVVVASVIAVGVLLPMTRPMFLNHRYATVSGALIASMVIIPLQTVIPEELAFRGVLHGALHRAWGFRGVALAGSLLFGLWHVATSLGLTSSNVGFTRLFGGGIVGMLAGVTGAVLATGAAGFVFSWLRRRSGSLIAPIALHWSLNGLGALAAALVWHLTA; translated from the coding sequence ATGCTTGACGCCACCGGGACAGCCGACACCCATCCGGTGCTCTCGCAGCTCTGGGCGCTGCACAGGTTCCGGATTCATCTCGACATCGCCGTCGTCGTGGTCGTGCTGGTGCTCACCAACCTGGTCGCGCACTTCACCACGCCGTGGGCGGGCATCGCCGTCGTTCCCGCCGCCGCGATCGGCCTGGTGTTCCTGATGCGCGCCAACGGCCTGGACTGGGCCGACCTGGGCCTGGGGCGTGCACACTGGAAGTCGGGACTGGGCTACGCGCTGGCCGCGGTCGTCGTCGTCGCTTCGGTGATCGCCGTCGGTGTGCTGCTCCCCATGACGCGGCCGATGTTCCTGAACCACCGCTACGCCACCGTTTCCGGCGCGCTGATCGCCTCGATGGTCATCATCCCGCTGCAAACCGTGATCCCGGAGGAGCTGGCCTTCCGTGGAGTCCTGCACGGCGCGTTGCATCGGGCCTGGGGATTCCGCGGGGTCGCCCTGGCGGGGTCACTGCTGTTCGGCCTGTGGCATGTCGCGACGTCGCTCGGGCTCACCAGCAGCAACGTCGGCTTCACCCGACTGTTCGGCGGCGGCATCGTCGGGATGCTGGCCGGCGTGACCGGAGCCGTGCTGGCCACCGGGGCGGCCGGCTTCGTCTTCAGCTGGCTGCGCCGCCGCAGCGGCAGCCTGATCGCACCGATCGCGCTGCACTGGTCGCTGAACGGGCTCGGGGCACTGGCGGCCGCGCTGGTCTGGCACCTGACGGCCTGA
- a CDS encoding phosphoketolase family protein produces MSLETQTNAPLTDNDLDLINAYWRAANYVSVGQIYLLDNPLLTEPLSPEHVKPRLLGHWGTTPALNLIYAHLNRVIRARDASVIYVTGPGHGGPALVANAYLEGTYSEVYTGIEEDREGLRKLFRQFSFPGGIPSHVAAQTPGSIHEGGELGYALVHAYGAAFDNPDLVVACVIGDGEAETGPLAASWHSNKFLNPVTDGAVLPILQLNGYKIANPTVLARIPHPELEALLRGYGYRPITVAGDDPADVHQQLAAAFDDAFDDIAAIQDAARSGNQTRRPVWPMIVLRTPKGWTGPKVVDGKKVEGTWRAHQVPLAETHDNPQHRAQLEEWLRSYRPEELFDGDGRLRAELRALAPGGDRRMSANPHANGGLLLHDLDLPDFRDYAVPVERPAAETHEATRVLGTFLRDVIARNSDRFRLMGPDETASNRLDAVYGSTAKVWLSDIGPDDENLAPDGRVMEVLSEHLCQGWLEGYLLTGRHGLFNCYEAFVHIVDSMLNQHAKWLATSRELPWRRPIASLNYLLSSHVWRQDHNGASHQDPGFIDLVANKRAELTRVYLPPDGNTLLSVADHCLRSRNYVNVIVAGKQPALAYLDMDQAIAHCARGVGIWPWASTATAEPDVVLTCAGDVPTLEILAAADILRRELPELAVRVVNVVDLMRLQPESEHPHGLPDREFDALFTRDKPVVFAYHGYPWLIHRLTYRRTNHPHIHVRGFKERGTTTTPFDMVMLNDLDRFHLVMDVIDRVDGLASRAAELRQRMVDARLAARAYTREHGEDDPQIAGWTWRVD; encoded by the coding sequence GTGAGCCTAGAAACCCAGACGAACGCTCCCCTGACCGATAACGACCTCGACCTGATCAACGCGTACTGGCGCGCCGCCAATTACGTGTCGGTCGGACAGATCTACCTGCTGGACAACCCCCTGCTGACCGAACCGCTGTCCCCCGAGCACGTCAAACCGCGGCTGCTGGGGCATTGGGGCACCACCCCGGCGCTGAACCTGATCTACGCGCACTTGAATCGGGTCATCCGCGCCCGCGACGCCAGCGTCATCTACGTCACCGGGCCCGGCCACGGCGGCCCGGCGCTGGTCGCCAACGCCTATCTCGAGGGCACCTACAGCGAGGTGTACACCGGCATCGAGGAAGACCGCGAGGGGCTGCGAAAGTTGTTCCGCCAGTTCTCTTTTCCCGGCGGCATCCCCAGCCATGTCGCGGCCCAGACGCCCGGCTCCATCCACGAGGGCGGTGAACTGGGCTACGCGCTGGTGCACGCCTACGGCGCGGCCTTCGACAACCCGGACCTGGTGGTGGCCTGTGTGATCGGCGACGGCGAGGCCGAGACCGGGCCGCTGGCCGCCAGCTGGCACTCCAACAAGTTCCTCAACCCCGTCACCGACGGCGCGGTGCTGCCCATCCTGCAGCTCAACGGCTACAAGATCGCCAACCCCACGGTGCTGGCGCGCATCCCCCACCCAGAGCTCGAGGCGTTGCTGCGCGGCTACGGCTACCGGCCCATCACGGTCGCCGGTGACGACCCCGCCGACGTGCACCAGCAGCTGGCCGCCGCGTTCGACGATGCCTTCGACGACATCGCGGCCATCCAGGACGCCGCGCGCAGCGGCAACCAGACGCGGCGGCCCGTCTGGCCGATGATCGTGCTGCGCACCCCCAAGGGCTGGACCGGCCCAAAGGTGGTGGACGGCAAGAAGGTCGAGGGCACCTGGCGGGCGCATCAGGTTCCGCTGGCCGAGACGCACGACAATCCCCAGCACCGGGCGCAGCTCGAGGAGTGGTTGCGCAGCTACCGGCCCGAGGAACTGTTCGACGGCGACGGCAGGCTCCGCGCGGAGCTGCGGGCGCTGGCCCCCGGCGGTGATCGCCGGATGAGCGCCAACCCGCACGCCAACGGTGGCCTGCTGCTGCACGACCTCGACCTGCCCGATTTCCGTGACTACGCCGTGCCGGTGGAGCGGCCGGCCGCCGAGACGCACGAGGCGACCCGGGTGCTGGGCACCTTTCTGCGCGACGTGATCGCCCGCAACTCCGACCGGTTCCGGCTGATGGGCCCCGACGAGACCGCCTCCAACCGGCTGGACGCCGTGTACGGGTCGACGGCCAAGGTCTGGCTCTCCGATATCGGGCCAGACGACGAGAACCTGGCCCCGGACGGCCGGGTGATGGAGGTGCTCTCCGAGCACCTGTGCCAGGGCTGGCTGGAGGGCTACCTGCTGACCGGGCGCCACGGCCTGTTCAACTGCTACGAGGCGTTCGTCCACATCGTCGACTCGATGCTCAACCAGCATGCCAAGTGGCTGGCCACCAGCCGGGAACTGCCGTGGCGGCGGCCGATCGCGTCGCTGAACTACCTGCTCTCCTCGCATGTGTGGCGCCAGGATCACAACGGCGCGTCGCACCAGGACCCCGGCTTCATCGACCTGGTGGCCAACAAGAGGGCCGAGCTGACCCGGGTGTACCTGCCGCCGGACGGCAACACGCTGCTGTCGGTCGCCGACCACTGCCTGCGCAGCCGCAATTACGTCAACGTCATCGTCGCGGGCAAGCAGCCGGCGCTGGCCTACCTGGACATGGACCAGGCGATCGCGCACTGCGCGCGCGGGGTGGGCATCTGGCCGTGGGCGAGCACCGCGACCGCCGAGCCCGACGTGGTGCTGACCTGCGCGGGCGACGTCCCGACGCTGGAAATCCTGGCCGCCGCCGACATCCTGCGCCGCGAATTGCCCGAGCTGGCGGTCCGGGTGGTCAACGTCGTCGACCTGATGCGGCTGCAGCCGGAATCCGAGCACCCGCACGGCCTGCCCGACCGGGAGTTCGACGCGCTGTTCACCCGCGACAAACCGGTCGTCTTCGCCTACCACGGCTACCCCTGGCTGATCCACCGGCTCACCTACCGCCGCACCAACCACCCGCACATCCACGTGCGCGGGTTCAAGGAGCGCGGCACCACGACGACCCCGTTCGACATGGTGATGCTGAACGACCTCGACAGGTTCCACCTGGTCATGGACGTCATCGACCGCGTCGACGGGCTGGCCAGCCGGGCCGCCGAGCTGCGCCAGCGCATGGTCGACGCGCGGCTCGCCGCGCGCGCCTACACGCGCGAGCATGGTGAGGACGACCCGCAGATCGCCGGCTGGACGTGGCGGGTGGACTGA
- a CDS encoding SDR family oxidoreductase, with the protein MADAASIGLKVGGKVIVITGGARGIGLATATALHKLGAKVAIGDVDEVRVKESGAALGLDVYGKLDVTDPHSFSDFLDEVERQLGPVDVLVNNAGIMPLGRIVDEPDTVTRRVLDINVYGVILGSKLAAQRMVPRGSGHVINVASLAGETYIAGAATYCASKHAVIGFTDAARIEHRRAGVKFSVVMPTFVNTELIAGTAGAKGIKNAEPADIAEAIVKLVAHPRPRVRVTKTAGAIIASQKFMPRALSEGLNRVLGGEHVFTDHVDTEKRRAYEARARGEE; encoded by the coding sequence ATGGCAGACGCGGCATCGATTGGCCTGAAGGTCGGTGGCAAGGTCATCGTGATCACCGGCGGCGCCCGCGGCATCGGGCTGGCCACCGCCACCGCGCTACACAAGCTCGGCGCCAAAGTGGCGATCGGCGACGTCGACGAAGTGCGGGTGAAGGAATCCGGCGCCGCGCTCGGCCTGGACGTCTACGGCAAGCTCGACGTCACCGACCCGCATTCGTTCTCGGACTTCCTGGACGAGGTCGAGCGCCAGCTCGGCCCGGTCGACGTGCTGGTCAACAACGCCGGCATCATGCCGCTCGGCCGGATCGTCGACGAGCCGGACACCGTGACCCGGCGCGTCCTCGACATCAACGTCTACGGCGTGATCCTGGGCAGCAAGCTGGCGGCCCAGCGGATGGTCCCCCGCGGATCCGGCCATGTCATCAACGTCGCCTCGCTGGCCGGGGAGACGTATATCGCCGGCGCTGCCACCTACTGCGCCAGCAAGCACGCGGTGATCGGGTTCACCGATGCCGCCCGGATCGAGCACCGCCGCGCGGGCGTGAAGTTCTCGGTCGTCATGCCCACGTTCGTGAACACCGAATTGATCGCCGGGACGGCTGGGGCCAAGGGCATCAAAAACGCCGAGCCGGCCGACATCGCCGAGGCGATCGTCAAACTGGTCGCGCATCCCCGGCCGCGAGTCCGGGTCACCAAGACCGCCGGCGCGATCATCGCGTCGCAGAAGTTCATGCCGCGGGCGCTGTCTGAGGGGCTGAACCGCGTGCTCGGCGGCGAGCACGTCTTCACCGACCACGTCGATACCGAGAAGCGCAGGGCCTACGAGGCGCGGGCCCGCGGCGAAGAGTGA
- a CDS encoding GNAT family N-acetyltransferase, with translation MTEVRAAVPADAHEVARLHARSWRVAYRGLIAREYLDSLTPQVLAARYTFGRVGLRMPATLVAVDGSAIRGFATTGLSRERDLPNFGELMALYVDPAYVSTGVGRLLMSTARERLRLVGVTGAVLWVLDANTRARRFYERDGWWADGGCRTEVYGNDTLRLVRYRLQPL, from the coding sequence ATGACCGAGGTGCGGGCGGCGGTCCCGGCGGATGCCCACGAGGTGGCCCGCCTGCACGCGCGGTCTTGGCGGGTCGCCTATCGGGGGCTCATCGCCCGGGAGTACCTGGACAGCCTCACCCCGCAGGTGCTGGCCGCCCGATACACCTTCGGCCGCGTGGGGTTGCGGATGCCGGCCACCCTGGTCGCGGTCGACGGGTCCGCGATCCGTGGCTTCGCCACCACGGGTCTGTCTCGCGAGCGCGACTTGCCGAATTTCGGTGAGCTGATGGCGCTGTACGTCGACCCGGCGTATGTGTCGACGGGCGTCGGGCGACTGCTCATGTCGACCGCGCGTGAGCGGCTGCGACTGGTCGGTGTGACGGGCGCGGTGCTGTGGGTGCTGGACGCGAACACCCGCGCCCGGCGCTTCTACGAGCGCGACGGCTGGTGGGCCGACGGGGGTTGCCGCACAGAGGTTTACGGCAACGACACGCTGCGTCTGGTGCGTTATCGGCTACAGCCGCTGTAG
- a CDS encoding DUF427 domain-containing protein, whose amino-acid sequence MSRSGPGGAGPQVESVWDYPRPPRVEPFTGAITVELGGAMIARTPRAWRVLETSHPPTYYLPREAFADRALREASGSSWCEWKGRATYYDLIGGGVVAPKSAWSYLDPTPGFESIAGAVAVMAGDVDRCTVNGEVVVPQPGGFYGGWITSWVTGPFKGGPGSAGW is encoded by the coding sequence ATGAGCCGATCCGGGCCGGGAGGCGCCGGTCCCCAGGTGGAGTCGGTGTGGGATTACCCGCGCCCACCCCGTGTCGAGCCGTTCACCGGTGCGATCACGGTCGAGTTGGGTGGTGCAATGATCGCGCGCACCCCTCGCGCCTGGCGGGTGCTCGAGACCAGTCATCCGCCGACCTATTACCTCCCACGCGAGGCTTTTGCCGACCGGGCCCTGCGCGAGGCGTCCGGAAGCTCCTGGTGCGAATGGAAAGGCCGGGCAACGTATTACGACCTGATCGGCGGCGGCGTCGTTGCCCCGAAATCCGCCTGGAGCTATCTGGACCCAACGCCCGGATTCGAATCGATCGCCGGGGCGGTCGCGGTCATGGCCGGCGACGTCGACCGCTGCACGGTCAACGGAGAGGTCGTCGTGCCCCAGCCCGGCGGCTTCTACGGTGGCTGGATCACCAGCTGGGTGACCGGCCCGTTCAAAGGCGGTCCCGGTTCGGCGGGTTGGTGA
- a CDS encoding alkaline phosphatase family protein, with protein MAGATVGAAMLVLSTFAAPRAAAAATMSPNLLVNPGAEVGDPSLSGYSGVTIPGWTVTGTPTVIKYNTLVRLPSPLGSPGPTMPKFLAFPSAQHGPPDGGAQYFGGGNVATSTITQVVDLNGAAGAIDGGAVPYTLSGWLGGNRLELSEASATVEFLAASQLPLGTGVIGPVSILQRGFQTELFPRETTGTIPAGTRSARVTVTFKDTHWAGGAYNHSYADNLSFTIGAPLPAPGPPTPPNSTVGPLDHVFLVYMENHGVKDVVGSPNAPYINSLISSYGYGSNYFALTHPSLPNYYPILGGSDFGANYNCEMNCFDAPNLADSVEAAGKTWASYEQSMPTPCATASSGPYTPGELPFLAFHDIVSNAARCQAHVLPLTRMATDLASTSTTPNFVWFAADENNNMEGPINLRFVGSELTSHQYNIKAGDRFLQQVLPTIVNSPAFQTQRSAIFITWDEDFNNLSLTIGNEGNHIPMIVIPSPNSGMRQGHLVAAAHNNHYSLLRTIEDSLQLPRLTNNDKYAQPMNEYWTP; from the coding sequence GTGGCCGGCGCCACCGTCGGGGCTGCCATGCTGGTGCTGTCGACGTTCGCCGCGCCCAGGGCCGCCGCTGCCGCCACGATGAGCCCCAACCTGTTGGTCAACCCGGGTGCCGAGGTGGGCGACCCGTCGTTGTCGGGCTACAGCGGCGTTACGATCCCGGGCTGGACCGTGACCGGCACGCCGACGGTGATCAAATACAACACGCTGGTACGGCTGCCGTCGCCGCTCGGGTCGCCGGGCCCGACCATGCCGAAGTTCCTGGCGTTCCCCTCCGCCCAGCACGGCCCGCCCGACGGCGGCGCGCAGTACTTCGGTGGCGGCAATGTGGCGACGTCCACCATCACCCAGGTCGTCGACCTCAACGGCGCGGCGGGGGCCATCGACGGCGGCGCCGTACCCTACACGCTGAGTGGCTGGCTGGGCGGCAACAGGCTGGAACTGTCCGAGGCGTCGGCCACCGTGGAGTTCCTGGCCGCCAGCCAATTGCCCTTGGGCACAGGTGTAATCGGGCCGGTCTCCATACTCCAGCGCGGGTTTCAGACCGAGCTGTTCCCACGCGAGACCACGGGGACGATCCCGGCGGGCACCCGCAGCGCACGCGTCACCGTCACCTTCAAAGACACCCACTGGGCGGGCGGCGCGTACAACCACTCGTACGCCGACAACCTGTCTTTCACCATCGGCGCCCCCCTGCCCGCCCCGGGGCCGCCCACGCCGCCCAACTCGACCGTCGGGCCCCTCGACCACGTGTTCCTGGTCTACATGGAGAACCACGGTGTGAAAGACGTCGTGGGCAGCCCTAACGCGCCGTACATCAACAGCCTCATCAGCTCGTACGGCTACGGGTCCAACTACTTCGCGCTGACGCACCCAAGCCTGCCGAATTACTACCCCATCCTCGGGGGATCCGATTTCGGCGCCAACTACAACTGCGAAATGAACTGCTTCGATGCGCCGAACCTGGCCGACTCCGTCGAGGCGGCGGGCAAGACGTGGGCCAGCTACGAGCAGTCCATGCCTACCCCGTGCGCGACCGCGTCCAGCGGCCCCTACACCCCGGGGGAACTACCGTTTCTCGCCTTCCACGACATCGTCTCCAATGCCGCGCGCTGCCAGGCGCACGTCCTGCCCCTGACGCGGATGGCCACCGATCTCGCCTCGACCTCCACCACCCCGAACTTCGTGTGGTTCGCCGCGGACGAGAACAACAACATGGAAGGCCCGATCAACCTGCGCTTCGTCGGCAGTGAGCTCACGTCTCATCAGTACAACATCAAGGCCGGTGACCGGTTTCTGCAGCAGGTGTTGCCCACGATCGTGAATTCGCCCGCGTTCCAGACGCAGCGCAGCGCCATCTTCATCACCTGGGACGAGGACTTCAACAACCTGTCACTGACGATCGGCAACGAGGGCAACCACATCCCCATGATCGTCATCCCGTCGCCGAATTCCGGTATGCGCCAAGGACATCTGGTGGCCGCCGCTCACAATAACCACTACAGCCTGCTGCGCACCATCGAGGATTCGCTGCAGCTTCCCCGGCTCACCAACAACGACAAGTACGCTCAGCCGATGAACGAATATTGGACGCCTTAG
- a CDS encoding undecaprenyl-diphosphate phosphatase produces MSAHLTYIEAVVVGAFQGVTELFPVSSLGHAVLVPAVVGGRWAQDLSVSAPESPYLAFIVGLHVATAAALLVFFWRDWLRIVAGFVSSLRYRRIQTPDERLAWLIVGATIPVGLAGLALERTFRTTLGKPVPAAIFLLLNGIALYAGEVLRRRVAPDHDQPAGDTAAHTGEAVDNRLAQLPLRRGVLIGAAQILALLPGISRSGITMVAGLWRGLSHEDAARFSFLLATPIILAAGVYKIPELFGPSATGIHGQVLAGSVASFVCAYLAVRFLTRYFQTRTLTPFAIYCAVAGGASLVWLAVS; encoded by the coding sequence ATGAGCGCGCACTTGACCTATATCGAGGCCGTGGTGGTCGGCGCGTTTCAGGGCGTGACCGAGCTGTTCCCGGTGTCGAGTCTGGGGCACGCGGTGTTGGTGCCCGCGGTGGTCGGGGGTCGGTGGGCCCAAGACCTGAGCGTCTCCGCCCCCGAATCGCCCTACCTTGCGTTCATCGTCGGCCTGCACGTGGCCACCGCGGCCGCGTTGCTGGTCTTCTTTTGGCGGGATTGGCTGCGCATCGTTGCCGGATTCGTGTCGTCGCTGCGATATCGCCGGATCCAGACGCCCGACGAGCGGCTCGCCTGGTTGATCGTGGGGGCCACCATCCCGGTCGGGCTGGCCGGACTGGCCCTGGAACGGACTTTTCGCACCACGCTCGGCAAGCCCGTTCCGGCGGCGATCTTCCTGCTGCTCAACGGTATCGCCCTTTACGCGGGAGAAGTGCTGCGCCGGCGCGTCGCACCCGACCACGACCAGCCGGCCGGCGACACAGCCGCGCACACCGGCGAGGCCGTCGACAATCGCCTGGCCCAACTCCCCCTGCGCCGCGGCGTCCTGATCGGCGCCGCGCAGATCCTGGCCCTGCTGCCCGGAATCAGCCGCTCGGGCATCACCATGGTGGCCGGCCTGTGGCGCGGCTTGTCGCACGAGGACGCCGCCCGGTTCTCCTTCCTGTTGGCCACGCCCATCATCCTGGCCGCCGGCGTGTACAAGATTCCCGAACTGTTCGGCCCGAGCGCCACCGGAATCCACGGCCAGGTGCTGGCCGGCAGCGTCGCGTCGTTCGTCTGCGCCTACCTCGCCGTGCGGTTTCTGACGCGGTACTTCCAGACCCGCACGCTCACCCCGTTCGCCATCTATTGCGCGGTGGCCGGCGGCGCCAGCCTGGTCTGGCTCGCGGTCAGCTGA